A single Lysinibacter sp. HNR DNA region contains:
- a CDS encoding sulfatase, translating to MTDLARPKRPNIVLMLTDDHAAHAISAYGSVVNHTPRIDELASQGRIFSHCYCTNSLCSPSRASILTGTYSHVNGVTTLSTPIDASQPTFISQLKEAGYKTAILGKWHMGEGANYNPQNFDYWAVLRSQGEYFDPLFITEDGEQIVPGYATDIITDKAFEWVESLEADEPWCVLIHHKAPHRSWEPDEKHQGMYSDPIPVPTTFDDDYSTRTSAARHATMRIADSLTIEDLKELPPEDLDYEGRALWKYQRYMEDYLACVASVDDNVGRVMDWLRERGEFENTLTIYTSDQGFFLGEHGWFDKRFMYEESIRMPLVVSYPAQISPGPPVDQMVTNVDFAQTILECAGVPAHPRMQGISFWPQLTHSPDAPTRDGVYYRYYENDDQSHHAFAHYGIRTERYKLIYFYADGLGIAGTSGLSYAPEWELYDRALDPDEVNNVYLNPQYRQVREELKRQLWDLQAELGDTPHPSQPEPVL from the coding sequence ATGACCGATTTAGCACGTCCAAAACGTCCGAATATCGTCCTTATGCTGACCGATGATCATGCGGCACACGCAATCAGCGCCTACGGATCGGTGGTGAATCACACTCCTCGAATTGATGAGCTAGCATCACAGGGGCGCATCTTCTCTCACTGCTACTGTACCAATTCGCTCTGCTCTCCGAGCAGGGCGTCGATTCTTACGGGAACCTATAGCCACGTCAACGGTGTTACCACGCTCTCCACTCCCATTGATGCGAGTCAACCCACGTTTATCTCTCAGCTCAAAGAGGCCGGTTATAAAACGGCGATACTGGGCAAATGGCATATGGGGGAGGGTGCGAACTATAACCCCCAAAACTTTGATTACTGGGCTGTTCTCAGAAGCCAGGGTGAGTATTTTGATCCGCTATTCATTACGGAAGATGGTGAGCAGATCGTTCCCGGATACGCCACCGACATCATCACGGATAAGGCTTTTGAGTGGGTTGAATCGCTTGAGGCCGATGAGCCGTGGTGCGTTCTTATTCACCACAAAGCCCCTCATCGTTCCTGGGAACCCGACGAGAAGCACCAGGGAATGTATAGCGACCCTATTCCGGTTCCCACAACCTTTGACGATGACTACAGCACCCGAACGAGTGCGGCACGTCACGCCACAATGAGGATCGCGGATTCCCTCACTATCGAAGATCTCAAGGAGCTCCCGCCGGAAGATCTCGACTACGAGGGTAGAGCGCTTTGGAAATATCAAAGGTATATGGAGGACTATCTTGCCTGTGTTGCCTCCGTGGACGATAACGTCGGACGAGTGATGGACTGGCTGCGGGAACGCGGAGAGTTCGAGAATACCCTCACAATTTACACATCTGACCAGGGGTTTTTTCTCGGCGAACACGGGTGGTTTGATAAACGATTTATGTACGAGGAGTCAATCAGGATGCCCCTGGTGGTGAGTTACCCCGCTCAGATTAGCCCCGGACCTCCTGTCGATCAGATGGTAACCAACGTGGATTTTGCCCAGACCATTTTGGAATGCGCCGGTGTACCTGCTCACCCGCGCATGCAGGGAATAAGCTTTTGGCCCCAGCTCACGCACTCTCCAGATGCCCCTACCCGGGACGGCGTGTACTATCGCTACTACGAAAACGATGACCAGAGCCATCACGCTTTTGCGCACTACGGGATTCGCACGGAGCGTTACAAGCTCATTTATTTTTACGCGGACGGTCTTGGAATTGCAGGAACATCGGGGCTTTCATACGCTCCCGAATGGGAACTATACGACCGTGCGCTTGATCCCGATGAGGTTAACAACGTCTATCTCAATCCGCAGTATCGACAGGTTCGTGAGGAATTGAAAAGACAGTTGTGGGATCTGCAGGCGGAGCTGGGGGATACTCCTCACCCGAGCCAGCCAGAGCCTGTGCTCTAG
- a CDS encoding helix-turn-helix domain-containing protein encodes MLDNISKDARGNVYAAMCPCRDLLDVLANKWSTLVIGALESGPQRFGQLKVRLQGVSPKVLSQTLKRLEGRNLLTRTVYAEVPARVEYELTALGHGASRPLKDLRDWVETNVTRAEPRP; translated from the coding sequence ATGTTGGACAATATAAGTAAGGATGCTCGCGGTAACGTGTACGCGGCAATGTGCCCGTGTCGTGACCTGCTTGATGTGCTCGCAAATAAATGGAGCACCCTGGTGATTGGGGCGCTTGAAAGTGGACCTCAGCGTTTTGGTCAGCTTAAAGTGCGCCTGCAGGGTGTAAGCCCGAAAGTTTTGTCGCAAACCCTCAAACGGCTCGAGGGACGTAACCTGCTTACCCGTACCGTCTACGCTGAGGTCCCGGCCCGTGTTGAGTATGAACTCACTGCCCTAGGGCACGGTGCCTCTAGGCCGTTAAAAGACCTCCGCGACTGGGTAGAAACAAATGTTACCCGGGCTGAACCTCGACCATGA
- a CDS encoding zinc-binding alcohol dehydrogenase family protein, whose protein sequence is MTITEAIGYNTNLPVTDPRSLLSAHTTVPELGRHDLLVETQAVSVNPVDVKLRAGTPTKNLRVLGFDAAGTVIQTGKSVTLFAPGDEIFYAGSINRPGTNQRLHVVDERIAGRKPRRLSFADAASLPLTAITAWESLFNRLSLNEKSSGTLLVVGASGGVGSILLQLVETLLPEVKVIATASNQEKETWAHKHGAEYAVNHRANFVEQVLTISPDGVDWIFTAHSEGEIEKYAEIIKPFGQIVAIDDGPRDVSPLKAKSISWHWELMFTRSLYQTPDMIEQHHLLNTVADLVDSNKLHPTTSRTLTPINLANLREAHRLVETGRTVGKVVLHTWE, encoded by the coding sequence ATGACTATAACTGAAGCTATTGGATACAACACTAACTTACCCGTTACAGACCCACGGAGCCTTCTCTCCGCACACACTACGGTTCCTGAACTCGGTCGGCACGACCTTCTCGTGGAAACGCAGGCCGTCTCGGTTAACCCCGTTGACGTTAAACTTCGCGCCGGCACACCCACCAAAAACTTACGAGTCCTTGGGTTTGACGCAGCAGGAACAGTGATTCAAACGGGAAAATCGGTCACGCTATTTGCACCCGGCGATGAGATCTTCTACGCGGGAAGCATCAATCGTCCCGGTACAAATCAACGTTTACACGTTGTCGACGAAAGAATAGCGGGCCGCAAGCCCCGCAGGCTCTCTTTCGCCGATGCAGCTTCACTTCCCCTGACCGCGATCACCGCCTGGGAGTCTCTGTTTAACAGGCTATCCCTCAACGAAAAAAGCTCTGGAACACTGCTGGTCGTGGGTGCATCCGGCGGAGTCGGGTCAATTTTACTGCAGCTCGTAGAGACGCTCCTCCCCGAGGTAAAAGTCATTGCTACAGCCTCAAACCAAGAGAAAGAAACGTGGGCCCACAAGCACGGCGCAGAATACGCCGTTAACCATCGAGCAAATTTTGTTGAGCAAGTACTCACAATTTCACCGGATGGTGTTGATTGGATTTTTACCGCGCACTCCGAGGGAGAAATAGAAAAATACGCGGAAATAATAAAACCTTTTGGCCAGATTGTAGCTATTGATGACGGTCCGCGTGATGTCTCACCCCTAAAGGCAAAAAGCATTAGCTGGCACTGGGAGCTGATGTTCACCCGTTCCCTCTATCAGACACCCGATATGATCGAGCAGCATCACCTCCTTAACACTGTTGCTGACCTTGTTGATAGCAACAAGCTGCACCCCACCACTTCCCGAACATTGACCCCCATTAACCTAGCTAATCTACGAGAGGCACACAGACTGGTCGAAACCGGTCGTACTGTTGGCAAGGTCGTCTTACACACCTGGGAGTGA
- a CDS encoding NAD(P)-dependent alcohol dehydrogenase has product MKAVQYRTIGSRPEVVDIPVPSPGPGQVLLKMTAAGVCHSDEFVMSLPTFEGLPLTLGHEAAGTVESTGEGVYSVQPGEAVVVYGPRGCGRCHTCSLGRENYCPYARELGIHPPGLGAPGAMSEYFLVENERLLVPLGDLDPIANVALTDAGLTPYHAIKSLMPSLIPGSTAVVIGTGGLGHLAIQILRALTPATVIALDVNEEKLSFAAHTGAHHALLSNADASRIIRDLTEGKGAEVILDFVGATPTLKIAAESVAQEGDISIVGIGGAALPTGFGFVPYGTRVHTPYWGTRSELFEVLNLARSGQLKVEVETFSLDEAPLAYERLRAGTLRGRAVIVPGATT; this is encoded by the coding sequence ATGAAAGCTGTTCAATACCGCACAATTGGGTCTCGACCAGAGGTCGTTGATATACCCGTGCCCTCACCCGGGCCGGGACAGGTTCTGCTCAAAATGACAGCCGCCGGAGTGTGCCACTCCGATGAGTTTGTTATGTCGCTTCCCACTTTTGAAGGCCTTCCCCTCACTCTCGGACACGAAGCCGCAGGCACGGTTGAAAGCACAGGAGAAGGAGTCTATTCAGTTCAGCCGGGAGAAGCTGTTGTGGTTTACGGACCTCGAGGTTGTGGCAGGTGCCACACCTGCTCTCTCGGCAGGGAGAACTACTGTCCTTACGCACGTGAGCTAGGCATTCACCCACCCGGTCTCGGCGCCCCGGGGGCGATGTCCGAATATTTTCTGGTGGAAAACGAGCGCCTCCTCGTTCCCCTCGGCGATCTTGATCCGATTGCTAACGTTGCCCTGACCGACGCCGGCCTCACCCCGTACCATGCAATCAAATCCCTGATGCCCTCTCTCATCCCCGGAAGCACAGCAGTTGTAATCGGCACCGGCGGACTTGGACACCTAGCAATTCAAATTCTTCGGGCGCTTACCCCCGCCACGGTTATAGCTCTCGATGTGAATGAGGAAAAGCTCTCTTTTGCAGCCCACACCGGTGCACATCACGCTCTCCTCTCGAATGCCGATGCCTCGCGAATCATCAGAGACCTCACCGAGGGTAAAGGCGCAGAAGTAATCCTCGACTTTGTTGGCGCCACCCCAACGCTCAAGATCGCTGCCGAGAGCGTGGCTCAGGAGGGCGATATCAGCATTGTTGGTATCGGTGGCGCTGCACTTCCCACAGGGTTTGGGTTTGTGCCCTACGGGACCCGAGTGCACACGCCCTATTGGGGAACACGGTCCGAGCTATTTGAGGTCCTCAATCTCGCCCGTTCCGGGCAGCTGAAGGTTGAGGTTGAAACCTTTAGCCTCGATGAAGCTCCGCTCGCCTATGAGAGGCTCCGCGCCGGAACGCTGCGGGGAAGAGCGGTGATTGTGCCCGGAGCAACAACGTAA
- a CDS encoding amidase has translation MSPTLADLDSGTLAESYANGILTPTEVCEDVITRIELRDPELNALYLFNAAQVRFDAAAATKRWVEGTPLSTFDGVPVTVKENIARAGQPMPDGTAIPHPPIAQHNAPITDRLIEAGAIIVGTTTMPDWGMLSSGVSSLHGITRNALNPALTSGGSSAGAGTAAAAGYGPFHVGSDIGGSIRLPGSWQNLIALKPSEGLIPLDVPYDGRVAGPLTRTAADSIRLMSIIARPDKRDYLARPYEKMTWSTAPLIPNGMRIALQLDAGSGLPVEAETLAAVQRAATLFADAGALVEPLNPFIDLEVLSGLVDFWRSLFYADYEILSKTERACVLPFIADWCCAGADFSAAQTVRNRNRIDEMARLTRAATSGYDLILSPVTPVTAFAAEDPMPINDPLETMGHISFTVPYNMSGQPALSVGAGVQADGRTIGLQIASSIGTDPMLLRVAAWFESIRDR, from the coding sequence ATGTCGCCCACCCTCGCCGACCTTGACTCGGGAACACTCGCCGAAAGCTATGCAAACGGTATCCTCACACCAACTGAGGTGTGTGAGGATGTGATTACACGGATCGAACTTCGTGATCCCGAATTGAACGCGCTGTATCTTTTCAACGCTGCCCAGGTGCGTTTTGATGCTGCCGCTGCCACTAAACGCTGGGTGGAGGGAACCCCCCTCAGCACCTTTGACGGTGTGCCCGTAACGGTTAAGGAAAACATTGCACGAGCTGGTCAACCGATGCCCGATGGAACCGCAATCCCGCATCCGCCTATTGCACAGCACAACGCTCCCATCACCGATCGTTTGATCGAAGCCGGAGCAATTATTGTGGGAACCACAACAATGCCAGACTGGGGCATGCTCTCCTCAGGGGTTTCCAGCTTGCACGGTATCACACGCAATGCACTCAATCCTGCACTCACCTCGGGCGGCTCAAGCGCCGGTGCGGGCACCGCAGCAGCGGCTGGCTACGGACCGTTCCACGTGGGAAGCGATATTGGAGGGTCTATTCGCCTACCGGGCAGCTGGCAAAACCTCATCGCCCTCAAACCCAGCGAAGGCTTGATCCCCCTGGATGTTCCCTACGATGGGCGTGTAGCCGGACCGCTCACTCGCACCGCCGCAGACTCAATCCGACTGATGTCGATTATCGCGCGCCCTGACAAACGCGACTACCTCGCACGGCCCTATGAGAAGATGACGTGGTCAACTGCACCGCTCATACCAAACGGCATGCGGATTGCGCTGCAGCTCGACGCGGGGTCGGGGCTACCTGTGGAAGCGGAAACGCTCGCTGCAGTTCAACGGGCCGCCACACTATTTGCCGATGCGGGGGCTCTGGTTGAGCCGCTTAACCCATTCATTGACCTCGAGGTACTCAGCGGCCTCGTAGACTTCTGGCGAAGCCTGTTCTACGCGGACTACGAAATACTCAGCAAAACCGAGCGCGCCTGTGTGCTGCCCTTCATCGCCGATTGGTGTTGCGCCGGGGCTGATTTCAGCGCCGCGCAGACGGTTCGGAACCGCAATCGCATCGACGAAATGGCTCGGCTCACCCGAGCGGCGACCTCAGGCTACGACCTGATTCTTTCACCCGTCACGCCTGTCACAGCGTTTGCCGCGGAGGATCCCATGCCCATCAACGACCCACTTGAAACAATGGGACATATCTCATTCACGGTCCCCTACAACATGTCGGGGCAGCCTGCACTCTCGGTGGGAGCCGGGGTGCAGGCCGATGGTCGCACCATCGGCCTGCAGATCGCCTCATCCATTGGCACGGACCCGATGCTGCTTCGTGTTGCAGCCTGGTTCGAGAGTATTCGCGACAGATAG
- a CDS encoding VOC family protein, whose translation MALKFGSIGIVTRDMAASLAFYRTLGMDIPARADNASHVEVTLKGGVVIVWDSVKIITGFDPNYTFPTGGHHISLAFDQGTPEGVDQAHAKLVAAGYPAHIDPWDAFWGQRYTVFLDPDGNSIDLYASLTTDPTDAA comes from the coding sequence ATGGCACTGAAATTTGGTTCGATTGGTATTGTCACTCGCGATATGGCTGCTTCGCTCGCGTTTTATCGTACCCTCGGCATGGACATCCCGGCTAGGGCTGACAACGCATCTCACGTTGAAGTAACGCTGAAGGGCGGCGTTGTAATAGTTTGGGACAGCGTAAAGATCATCACAGGATTTGATCCGAACTATACGTTTCCGACCGGAGGACATCACATCTCGCTGGCCTTTGACCAGGGCACTCCGGAGGGCGTCGATCAAGCTCACGCCAAACTCGTCGCCGCAGGATATCCCGCACATATTGATCCCTGGGATGCGTTTTGGGGTCAACGCTATACGGTGTTCCTCGACCCGGACGGCAACTCGATTGATCTTTACGCTTCGCTTACAACCGACCCCACCGACGCGGCTTGA